A genome region from Neofelis nebulosa isolate mNeoNeb1 chromosome 14, mNeoNeb1.pri, whole genome shotgun sequence includes the following:
- the FAM83H gene encoding protein FAM83H isoform X1 — MALEQLRSEGLEVLQTQGQAAGPDMARRSQSSSQGDNPLAPGYLPPHYKEYYRLAVDALAEGGPEAYSRFLASEGAPAFLCPEELEHVSRHLRPPQHVAREPPEGSPPNVDMDGSSGTYWPLNSDQAVPELDLGWPLTFGFQGTEVTTLVQPPPPDSPSIKDEARRMIRSAQQVVAVVMDMFTDVDLLGEVLEAAARRVPVYILLDEMNAQHFLDMADKCRVNLHHVDFLRVRTVAGPTYYCRTGKSFKGHVKEKFLLVDCAVVMSGSYSFMWSFEKIHRSLAHVFQGELVSSFDEEFRILFAQSEPLVPSAGALARMDAYALAPYAGAGPLMGGQVTGAPTPFSFSKRAHLLFPPPREEGLGFPSFLDPDRHFLSAFRREEPTRMPAGALEPHAGLRPLSRRLDAEAGPGGELAGPRGFFQARHLEMDAFKRHSYAAADGAGAVENFAAARQVSRQTFLSHGDDFRFQTSHFHRDQLYQQHYQWDPQLAPARPQGLFEKLRAGRPGFGDHDDLALGGGPRFPELGPDGHQRLDYVPSSASREVRHGSDPALGPGPRGLEPGGAPRPNLGQRFPCQAVARLGPEAAPDAEPERRGGPEGRAGLRHWRLASYLSGCHGEDAADEGLPVPMEAEAYEDDVLVPGGRVAPGDLLPSASRGPALFPAKGGGDGPERDGPEEAGLAKQDSFRSRLNPLVQRSSRLRSSLIFSASQAEGAGGATTATAEKVQLLHKEQTVSETLGPGGEAVRSATSAKVAELLEKYKGPARDAGGAGAPVTVASHSKAVVSQAWREEVVAPGGAGSERRSLESCLLDLRDSFAQRLHQEAERQPGAATLTATQLLDTLGRSGTDRLPSRYLSAQGRSSSPQGRDSPPLEGGARQAPHAEPKGSPTSAYPEPKGSPTSAYPERRGSPVPPVPERRGSPVPPLPERRGSPVPPVPLVPERRGSLTLTFSGESPKTGTAEEPAGGPMEVLRKGSLRLRQLLSPKGERRTEDEGGFPAPQENGQPESPRRPSLGRGDSAEAAAGDERSPRARMTSATANALYSSNLRDDTKAILEQISAHGQKHRGAPAPGLAHSSPELGRPPAAGGLAPDMSDKDKCSAIFRSDSPGTQGRLSRTMPASAEERDRLLRRMESMRKEKRVYSRFEVFCKKEEAGGTGAGEAPAEEDTRDSKVGKFMPKILGTFKSKK, encoded by the exons ATGGCCCTGGAGCAACTCCGGAGCGAGGGCCTTGAGGTGCTGCAGACCCAAGGCCAG gcCGCTGGCCCCGACATGGCCCGTCGCTCCCAGAGCTCCTCGCAGGGGGACAACCCACTGGCACCCGGGTACCTGCCGCCTCACTACAAAGAGTACTACCGCCTGGCGGTGGACGCCCTGGCTGAGGGCGGGCCAGAGGCCTACAGCCGCTTCCTGGCGTCCGAGGGGGCACCTGCCTTCCTGTGCCCTGAGGAGCTGGAGCATGTGAGCCGTCACCTGCGGCCCCCACAGCATGTTGCTCGAGAGCCCCCTGAAGGCAGTCCTCCCAATGTGGACATGGATGGCTCCTCAGGCACCTACTGGCCCCTGAACTCAGACCAGGCAGTGCCCGAACTCGACCTAGGCTGGCCCCTGACCTTCGGCTTCCAGGGCACTGAGGTTACCACCCTGGTGCAGCCGCCACCGCCCGACAGCCCCAGCATCAAGGATGAGGCTCGAAGGATGATCCGCTCAGCCCAGCAG GTGGTGGCCGTGGTGATGGACATGTTCACCGACGTGGACCTGCTTGGGGAAGTGCTGGAGGCAGCGGCACGCCGCGTCCCGGTCTACATCCTCCTGGATGAGATGAACGCGCAGCACTTCCTAGACATGGCCGACAAGTGCCGTGTCAACCTGCACCACGTGGAT TTCTTGCGTGTGCGCACTGTGGCGGGCCCCACCTACTACTGCCGCACTGGGAAGTCCTTCAAGGGCCACGTGAAGGAGAAGTTCCTGCTGGTGGACTGCGCCGTGGTCATGAGTGGGAGCTACAG cTTTATGTGGTCCTTCGAGAAGATCCACCGAAGCCTGGCGCACGTGTTCCAAGGCGAGCTGGTCTCCAGCTTCGATGAGGAGTTCCGCATCCTTTTCGCGCAGTCCGAGCCGCTGGTGCCCTCGGCCGGGGCGCTGGCCCGCATGGACGCTTACGCCCTGGCTCCGTACGCGGGGGCCGGGCCCCTTATGGGCGGCCAGGTGACCGGGGCGCCgacccctttctccttctctaagCGAGCGCACCTCCTGTTCCCACCGCCCCGGGAAGAGGGCCTGGGCTTCCCCTCCTTCCTCGACCCCGACCGCCACTTCTTGTCGGCCTTCCGCCGGGAGGAGCCCACGCGGATGCCCGCGGGAGCCCTGGAGCCGCACGCGGGGCTGCGGCCGCTGTCGCGGCGGCTGGACGCCGAGGCGGGACCGGGCGGGGAGCTCGCGGGCCCGCGGGGCTTCTTCCAGGCCCGGCATCTGGAGATGGACGCCTTCAAGCGGCACAGCTACGCGGCCGCCGACGGCGCGGGCGCGGTGGAGAACTTCGCGGCCGCGCGGCAGGTGTCGCGGCAGACGTTCCTCAGCCACGGTGACGACTTCCGCTTCCAGACCAGTCACTTCCACCGCGACCAGCTCTACCAGCAGCATTACCAGTGGGACCCGCAGCTGGCGCCGGCGCGCCCTCAGGGCCTGTTCGAGAAGCTGCGCGCCGGCCGCCCCGGCTTCGGCGACCACGACGACCTCGCGCTGGGGGGCGGGCCACGCTTCCCCGAGCTCGGCCCGGACGGACACCAGCGGCTGGACTACGTGCCGTCCAGCGCGTCGCGCGAGGTGCGCCACGGCTCGGACCCGGCCTTGGGCCCCGGGCCCCGCGGCCTGGAACCCGGCGGGGCCCCGCGCCCCAACCTTGGCCAGCGCTTCCCGTGCCAGGCGGTGGCGAGGCTGGGCCCCGAGGCCGCGCCCGACGCGGAGCCCGAGCGCAGGGGCGGCCCTGAGGGGCGGGCCGGGCTGCGGCACTGGCGCTTGGCCTCCTACCTGAGCGGCTGCCATGGCGAGGACGCGGCCGACGAGGGCCTGCCGGTACCCATGGAGGCCGAGGCCTACGAAGACGATGTTCTGGTGCCCGGGGGACGAGTGGCCCCCGGGGACCTGCTCCCCTCGGCCTCCCGCGGGCCCGCACTCTTCCCGGCCAAGGGCGGTGGCGACGGCCCGGAGCGCGACGGCCCGGAGGAGGCGGGCCTGGCCAAGCAGGACTCCTTCCGCTCGCGCCTGAACCCGCTGGTGCAGCGCAGCTCGCGCCTGCGCTCCTCGCTGATCTTCAGCGCTTCGCAGGCCGAGGGCGCGGGTGGGGCCACGACGGCCACCGCCGAGAAGGTGCAGCTGCTGCACAAGGAGCAGACGGTCAGCGAGACGCTGGGCCCCGGCGGCGAGGCCGTGCGCTCCGCCACCTCCGCCAAGGTGGCCGAGCTCCTGGAGAAATACAAGGGCCCGGCGCGTGATGCCGGAGGGGCGGGGGCTCCGGTCACGGTCGCCAGCCACAGCAAGGCTGTCGTGTCCCAGGCGTGGCGGGAGGAGGTGGTGGCGCCGGGTGGCGCAGGAAGCGAGCGCCGCAGCCTCGAGAGCTGCCTGCTGGACCTGCGCGACTCCTTCGCACAGCGGCTGCATCAGGAGGCCGAGAGGCAGCCCGGAGCGGCCACGCTCACTGCCACCCAGCTGCTAGACACGCTGGGCCGGAGCGGCACCGACCGGCTGCCCTCCCGCTACCTTTCTGCCCAGGGCCGTTCCTCCTCCCCACAAGGGCGGGACAGCCCCCCGCTGGAGGGAGGCGCCCGCCAGGCGCCCCACGCTGAGCCAAAAGGGAGCCCCACCTCTGCCTACCCTGAGCCGAAagggagccccacatcggcctatCCCGAGCGCAGGGGCAGCCCCGTGCCTCCTGTGCCAGAGCGCAGGGGCAGCCCCGTGCCCCCCTTGCCGGAGCGCAGGGGCAGCCCCGTGCCCCCCGTGCCCCTCGTGCCGGAGCGCAGAGGCAGCCTCACCCTTACCTTCTCCGGGGAGTCTCCCAAGACGGGGACCGCGGAGGAGCCGGCCGGCGGCCCCATGGAAGTTCTGCGCAAGGGCTCCCTGCGCCTCCGCCAGCTGCTGAGCCCCAAGGGTGAGCGGCGCACGGAGGATGAGGGCGGCTTCCCAGCGCCACAGGAGAACGGGCAGCCAGAGAGCCCCCGGCGGCCGTCGCTGGGCAGGGGTGATAGCGCTGAGGCTGCCGCCGGTGACGAGCGGAGCCCGCGGGCGCGCATGACCTCCGCCACGGCCAATGCCTTGTACAGCAGCAACCTGCGGGACGACACGAAAGCCATTCTGGAGCAGATCAGCGCCCACGGCCAGAAGCACCGCGGGGCCCCGGCCCCGGGCCTGGCTCACAGCAGTCCCGAACTAGGCCGCCCACCAGCTGCCGGCGGCCTGGCCCCGGACATGTCCGACAAGGACAAATGTTCTGCCATCTTCCGCTCGGACAGCCCGGGGACACAGGGCAGGCTGAGCCGCACGATGCCCGCCAGCGCGGAGGAGCGCGACCGGCTGCTGCGTCGCATGGAGAGCATGCGCAAAGAGAAACGCGTCTACAGCCGATTCGAGGTCTTCTGCAAAAAGGAAGAGGCCGGGGGCacgggggcaggggaggccccTGCAGAGGAGGACACCAGGGACAGCAAGGTGGGCAAGTTCATGCCCAAGATCCTGGGCACCTTCAAAAGCAAGAAGTGA
- the FAM83H gene encoding protein FAM83H isoform X3, translating into MDMFTDVDLLGEVLEAAARRVPVYILLDEMNAQHFLDMADKCRVNLHHVDFLRVRTVAGPTYYCRTGKSFKGHVKEKFLLVDCAVVMSGSYSFMWSFEKIHRSLAHVFQGELVSSFDEEFRILFAQSEPLVPSAGALARMDAYALAPYAGAGPLMGGQVTGAPTPFSFSKRAHLLFPPPREEGLGFPSFLDPDRHFLSAFRREEPTRMPAGALEPHAGLRPLSRRLDAEAGPGGELAGPRGFFQARHLEMDAFKRHSYAAADGAGAVENFAAARQVSRQTFLSHGDDFRFQTSHFHRDQLYQQHYQWDPQLAPARPQGLFEKLRAGRPGFGDHDDLALGGGPRFPELGPDGHQRLDYVPSSASREVRHGSDPALGPGPRGLEPGGAPRPNLGQRFPCQAVARLGPEAAPDAEPERRGGPEGRAGLRHWRLASYLSGCHGEDAADEGLPVPMEAEAYEDDVLVPGGRVAPGDLLPSASRGPALFPAKGGGDGPERDGPEEAGLAKQDSFRSRLNPLVQRSSRLRSSLIFSASQAEGAGGATTATAEKVQLLHKEQTVSETLGPGGEAVRSATSAKVAELLEKYKGPARDAGGAGAPVTVASHSKAVVSQAWREEVVAPGGAGSERRSLESCLLDLRDSFAQRLHQEAERQPGAATLTATQLLDTLGRSGTDRLPSRYLSAQGRSSSPQGRDSPPLEGGARQAPHAEPKGSPTSAYPEPKGSPTSAYPERRGSPVPPVPERRGSPVPPLPERRGSPVPPVPLVPERRGSLTLTFSGESPKTGTAEEPAGGPMEVLRKGSLRLRQLLSPKGERRTEDEGGFPAPQENGQPESPRRPSLGRGDSAEAAAGDERSPRARMTSATANALYSSNLRDDTKAILEQISAHGQKHRGAPAPGLAHSSPELGRPPAAGGLAPDMSDKDKCSAIFRSDSPGTQGRLSRTMPASAEERDRLLRRMESMRKEKRVYSRFEVFCKKEEAGGTGAGEAPAEEDTRDSKVGKFMPKILGTFKSKK; encoded by the exons ATGGACATGTTCACCGACGTGGACCTGCTTGGGGAAGTGCTGGAGGCAGCGGCACGCCGCGTCCCGGTCTACATCCTCCTGGATGAGATGAACGCGCAGCACTTCCTAGACATGGCCGACAAGTGCCGTGTCAACCTGCACCACGTGGAT TTCTTGCGTGTGCGCACTGTGGCGGGCCCCACCTACTACTGCCGCACTGGGAAGTCCTTCAAGGGCCACGTGAAGGAGAAGTTCCTGCTGGTGGACTGCGCCGTGGTCATGAGTGGGAGCTACAG cTTTATGTGGTCCTTCGAGAAGATCCACCGAAGCCTGGCGCACGTGTTCCAAGGCGAGCTGGTCTCCAGCTTCGATGAGGAGTTCCGCATCCTTTTCGCGCAGTCCGAGCCGCTGGTGCCCTCGGCCGGGGCGCTGGCCCGCATGGACGCTTACGCCCTGGCTCCGTACGCGGGGGCCGGGCCCCTTATGGGCGGCCAGGTGACCGGGGCGCCgacccctttctccttctctaagCGAGCGCACCTCCTGTTCCCACCGCCCCGGGAAGAGGGCCTGGGCTTCCCCTCCTTCCTCGACCCCGACCGCCACTTCTTGTCGGCCTTCCGCCGGGAGGAGCCCACGCGGATGCCCGCGGGAGCCCTGGAGCCGCACGCGGGGCTGCGGCCGCTGTCGCGGCGGCTGGACGCCGAGGCGGGACCGGGCGGGGAGCTCGCGGGCCCGCGGGGCTTCTTCCAGGCCCGGCATCTGGAGATGGACGCCTTCAAGCGGCACAGCTACGCGGCCGCCGACGGCGCGGGCGCGGTGGAGAACTTCGCGGCCGCGCGGCAGGTGTCGCGGCAGACGTTCCTCAGCCACGGTGACGACTTCCGCTTCCAGACCAGTCACTTCCACCGCGACCAGCTCTACCAGCAGCATTACCAGTGGGACCCGCAGCTGGCGCCGGCGCGCCCTCAGGGCCTGTTCGAGAAGCTGCGCGCCGGCCGCCCCGGCTTCGGCGACCACGACGACCTCGCGCTGGGGGGCGGGCCACGCTTCCCCGAGCTCGGCCCGGACGGACACCAGCGGCTGGACTACGTGCCGTCCAGCGCGTCGCGCGAGGTGCGCCACGGCTCGGACCCGGCCTTGGGCCCCGGGCCCCGCGGCCTGGAACCCGGCGGGGCCCCGCGCCCCAACCTTGGCCAGCGCTTCCCGTGCCAGGCGGTGGCGAGGCTGGGCCCCGAGGCCGCGCCCGACGCGGAGCCCGAGCGCAGGGGCGGCCCTGAGGGGCGGGCCGGGCTGCGGCACTGGCGCTTGGCCTCCTACCTGAGCGGCTGCCATGGCGAGGACGCGGCCGACGAGGGCCTGCCGGTACCCATGGAGGCCGAGGCCTACGAAGACGATGTTCTGGTGCCCGGGGGACGAGTGGCCCCCGGGGACCTGCTCCCCTCGGCCTCCCGCGGGCCCGCACTCTTCCCGGCCAAGGGCGGTGGCGACGGCCCGGAGCGCGACGGCCCGGAGGAGGCGGGCCTGGCCAAGCAGGACTCCTTCCGCTCGCGCCTGAACCCGCTGGTGCAGCGCAGCTCGCGCCTGCGCTCCTCGCTGATCTTCAGCGCTTCGCAGGCCGAGGGCGCGGGTGGGGCCACGACGGCCACCGCCGAGAAGGTGCAGCTGCTGCACAAGGAGCAGACGGTCAGCGAGACGCTGGGCCCCGGCGGCGAGGCCGTGCGCTCCGCCACCTCCGCCAAGGTGGCCGAGCTCCTGGAGAAATACAAGGGCCCGGCGCGTGATGCCGGAGGGGCGGGGGCTCCGGTCACGGTCGCCAGCCACAGCAAGGCTGTCGTGTCCCAGGCGTGGCGGGAGGAGGTGGTGGCGCCGGGTGGCGCAGGAAGCGAGCGCCGCAGCCTCGAGAGCTGCCTGCTGGACCTGCGCGACTCCTTCGCACAGCGGCTGCATCAGGAGGCCGAGAGGCAGCCCGGAGCGGCCACGCTCACTGCCACCCAGCTGCTAGACACGCTGGGCCGGAGCGGCACCGACCGGCTGCCCTCCCGCTACCTTTCTGCCCAGGGCCGTTCCTCCTCCCCACAAGGGCGGGACAGCCCCCCGCTGGAGGGAGGCGCCCGCCAGGCGCCCCACGCTGAGCCAAAAGGGAGCCCCACCTCTGCCTACCCTGAGCCGAAagggagccccacatcggcctatCCCGAGCGCAGGGGCAGCCCCGTGCCTCCTGTGCCAGAGCGCAGGGGCAGCCCCGTGCCCCCCTTGCCGGAGCGCAGGGGCAGCCCCGTGCCCCCCGTGCCCCTCGTGCCGGAGCGCAGAGGCAGCCTCACCCTTACCTTCTCCGGGGAGTCTCCCAAGACGGGGACCGCGGAGGAGCCGGCCGGCGGCCCCATGGAAGTTCTGCGCAAGGGCTCCCTGCGCCTCCGCCAGCTGCTGAGCCCCAAGGGTGAGCGGCGCACGGAGGATGAGGGCGGCTTCCCAGCGCCACAGGAGAACGGGCAGCCAGAGAGCCCCCGGCGGCCGTCGCTGGGCAGGGGTGATAGCGCTGAGGCTGCCGCCGGTGACGAGCGGAGCCCGCGGGCGCGCATGACCTCCGCCACGGCCAATGCCTTGTACAGCAGCAACCTGCGGGACGACACGAAAGCCATTCTGGAGCAGATCAGCGCCCACGGCCAGAAGCACCGCGGGGCCCCGGCCCCGGGCCTGGCTCACAGCAGTCCCGAACTAGGCCGCCCACCAGCTGCCGGCGGCCTGGCCCCGGACATGTCCGACAAGGACAAATGTTCTGCCATCTTCCGCTCGGACAGCCCGGGGACACAGGGCAGGCTGAGCCGCACGATGCCCGCCAGCGCGGAGGAGCGCGACCGGCTGCTGCGTCGCATGGAGAGCATGCGCAAAGAGAAACGCGTCTACAGCCGATTCGAGGTCTTCTGCAAAAAGGAAGAGGCCGGGGGCacgggggcaggggaggccccTGCAGAGGAGGACACCAGGGACAGCAAGGTGGGCAAGTTCATGCCCAAGATCCTGGGCACCTTCAAAAGCAAGAAGTGA
- the FAM83H gene encoding protein FAM83H isoform X2, whose product MARRSQSSSQGDNPLAPGYLPPHYKEYYRLAVDALAEGGPEAYSRFLASEGAPAFLCPEELEHVSRHLRPPQHVAREPPEGSPPNVDMDGSSGTYWPLNSDQAVPELDLGWPLTFGFQGTEVTTLVQPPPPDSPSIKDEARRMIRSAQQVVAVVMDMFTDVDLLGEVLEAAARRVPVYILLDEMNAQHFLDMADKCRVNLHHVDFLRVRTVAGPTYYCRTGKSFKGHVKEKFLLVDCAVVMSGSYSFMWSFEKIHRSLAHVFQGELVSSFDEEFRILFAQSEPLVPSAGALARMDAYALAPYAGAGPLMGGQVTGAPTPFSFSKRAHLLFPPPREEGLGFPSFLDPDRHFLSAFRREEPTRMPAGALEPHAGLRPLSRRLDAEAGPGGELAGPRGFFQARHLEMDAFKRHSYAAADGAGAVENFAAARQVSRQTFLSHGDDFRFQTSHFHRDQLYQQHYQWDPQLAPARPQGLFEKLRAGRPGFGDHDDLALGGGPRFPELGPDGHQRLDYVPSSASREVRHGSDPALGPGPRGLEPGGAPRPNLGQRFPCQAVARLGPEAAPDAEPERRGGPEGRAGLRHWRLASYLSGCHGEDAADEGLPVPMEAEAYEDDVLVPGGRVAPGDLLPSASRGPALFPAKGGGDGPERDGPEEAGLAKQDSFRSRLNPLVQRSSRLRSSLIFSASQAEGAGGATTATAEKVQLLHKEQTVSETLGPGGEAVRSATSAKVAELLEKYKGPARDAGGAGAPVTVASHSKAVVSQAWREEVVAPGGAGSERRSLESCLLDLRDSFAQRLHQEAERQPGAATLTATQLLDTLGRSGTDRLPSRYLSAQGRSSSPQGRDSPPLEGGARQAPHAEPKGSPTSAYPEPKGSPTSAYPERRGSPVPPVPERRGSPVPPLPERRGSPVPPVPLVPERRGSLTLTFSGESPKTGTAEEPAGGPMEVLRKGSLRLRQLLSPKGERRTEDEGGFPAPQENGQPESPRRPSLGRGDSAEAAAGDERSPRARMTSATANALYSSNLRDDTKAILEQISAHGQKHRGAPAPGLAHSSPELGRPPAAGGLAPDMSDKDKCSAIFRSDSPGTQGRLSRTMPASAEERDRLLRRMESMRKEKRVYSRFEVFCKKEEAGGTGAGEAPAEEDTRDSKVGKFMPKILGTFKSKK is encoded by the exons ATGGCCCGTCGCTCCCAGAGCTCCTCGCAGGGGGACAACCCACTGGCACCCGGGTACCTGCCGCCTCACTACAAAGAGTACTACCGCCTGGCGGTGGACGCCCTGGCTGAGGGCGGGCCAGAGGCCTACAGCCGCTTCCTGGCGTCCGAGGGGGCACCTGCCTTCCTGTGCCCTGAGGAGCTGGAGCATGTGAGCCGTCACCTGCGGCCCCCACAGCATGTTGCTCGAGAGCCCCCTGAAGGCAGTCCTCCCAATGTGGACATGGATGGCTCCTCAGGCACCTACTGGCCCCTGAACTCAGACCAGGCAGTGCCCGAACTCGACCTAGGCTGGCCCCTGACCTTCGGCTTCCAGGGCACTGAGGTTACCACCCTGGTGCAGCCGCCACCGCCCGACAGCCCCAGCATCAAGGATGAGGCTCGAAGGATGATCCGCTCAGCCCAGCAG GTGGTGGCCGTGGTGATGGACATGTTCACCGACGTGGACCTGCTTGGGGAAGTGCTGGAGGCAGCGGCACGCCGCGTCCCGGTCTACATCCTCCTGGATGAGATGAACGCGCAGCACTTCCTAGACATGGCCGACAAGTGCCGTGTCAACCTGCACCACGTGGAT TTCTTGCGTGTGCGCACTGTGGCGGGCCCCACCTACTACTGCCGCACTGGGAAGTCCTTCAAGGGCCACGTGAAGGAGAAGTTCCTGCTGGTGGACTGCGCCGTGGTCATGAGTGGGAGCTACAG cTTTATGTGGTCCTTCGAGAAGATCCACCGAAGCCTGGCGCACGTGTTCCAAGGCGAGCTGGTCTCCAGCTTCGATGAGGAGTTCCGCATCCTTTTCGCGCAGTCCGAGCCGCTGGTGCCCTCGGCCGGGGCGCTGGCCCGCATGGACGCTTACGCCCTGGCTCCGTACGCGGGGGCCGGGCCCCTTATGGGCGGCCAGGTGACCGGGGCGCCgacccctttctccttctctaagCGAGCGCACCTCCTGTTCCCACCGCCCCGGGAAGAGGGCCTGGGCTTCCCCTCCTTCCTCGACCCCGACCGCCACTTCTTGTCGGCCTTCCGCCGGGAGGAGCCCACGCGGATGCCCGCGGGAGCCCTGGAGCCGCACGCGGGGCTGCGGCCGCTGTCGCGGCGGCTGGACGCCGAGGCGGGACCGGGCGGGGAGCTCGCGGGCCCGCGGGGCTTCTTCCAGGCCCGGCATCTGGAGATGGACGCCTTCAAGCGGCACAGCTACGCGGCCGCCGACGGCGCGGGCGCGGTGGAGAACTTCGCGGCCGCGCGGCAGGTGTCGCGGCAGACGTTCCTCAGCCACGGTGACGACTTCCGCTTCCAGACCAGTCACTTCCACCGCGACCAGCTCTACCAGCAGCATTACCAGTGGGACCCGCAGCTGGCGCCGGCGCGCCCTCAGGGCCTGTTCGAGAAGCTGCGCGCCGGCCGCCCCGGCTTCGGCGACCACGACGACCTCGCGCTGGGGGGCGGGCCACGCTTCCCCGAGCTCGGCCCGGACGGACACCAGCGGCTGGACTACGTGCCGTCCAGCGCGTCGCGCGAGGTGCGCCACGGCTCGGACCCGGCCTTGGGCCCCGGGCCCCGCGGCCTGGAACCCGGCGGGGCCCCGCGCCCCAACCTTGGCCAGCGCTTCCCGTGCCAGGCGGTGGCGAGGCTGGGCCCCGAGGCCGCGCCCGACGCGGAGCCCGAGCGCAGGGGCGGCCCTGAGGGGCGGGCCGGGCTGCGGCACTGGCGCTTGGCCTCCTACCTGAGCGGCTGCCATGGCGAGGACGCGGCCGACGAGGGCCTGCCGGTACCCATGGAGGCCGAGGCCTACGAAGACGATGTTCTGGTGCCCGGGGGACGAGTGGCCCCCGGGGACCTGCTCCCCTCGGCCTCCCGCGGGCCCGCACTCTTCCCGGCCAAGGGCGGTGGCGACGGCCCGGAGCGCGACGGCCCGGAGGAGGCGGGCCTGGCCAAGCAGGACTCCTTCCGCTCGCGCCTGAACCCGCTGGTGCAGCGCAGCTCGCGCCTGCGCTCCTCGCTGATCTTCAGCGCTTCGCAGGCCGAGGGCGCGGGTGGGGCCACGACGGCCACCGCCGAGAAGGTGCAGCTGCTGCACAAGGAGCAGACGGTCAGCGAGACGCTGGGCCCCGGCGGCGAGGCCGTGCGCTCCGCCACCTCCGCCAAGGTGGCCGAGCTCCTGGAGAAATACAAGGGCCCGGCGCGTGATGCCGGAGGGGCGGGGGCTCCGGTCACGGTCGCCAGCCACAGCAAGGCTGTCGTGTCCCAGGCGTGGCGGGAGGAGGTGGTGGCGCCGGGTGGCGCAGGAAGCGAGCGCCGCAGCCTCGAGAGCTGCCTGCTGGACCTGCGCGACTCCTTCGCACAGCGGCTGCATCAGGAGGCCGAGAGGCAGCCCGGAGCGGCCACGCTCACTGCCACCCAGCTGCTAGACACGCTGGGCCGGAGCGGCACCGACCGGCTGCCCTCCCGCTACCTTTCTGCCCAGGGCCGTTCCTCCTCCCCACAAGGGCGGGACAGCCCCCCGCTGGAGGGAGGCGCCCGCCAGGCGCCCCACGCTGAGCCAAAAGGGAGCCCCACCTCTGCCTACCCTGAGCCGAAagggagccccacatcggcctatCCCGAGCGCAGGGGCAGCCCCGTGCCTCCTGTGCCAGAGCGCAGGGGCAGCCCCGTGCCCCCCTTGCCGGAGCGCAGGGGCAGCCCCGTGCCCCCCGTGCCCCTCGTGCCGGAGCGCAGAGGCAGCCTCACCCTTACCTTCTCCGGGGAGTCTCCCAAGACGGGGACCGCGGAGGAGCCGGCCGGCGGCCCCATGGAAGTTCTGCGCAAGGGCTCCCTGCGCCTCCGCCAGCTGCTGAGCCCCAAGGGTGAGCGGCGCACGGAGGATGAGGGCGGCTTCCCAGCGCCACAGGAGAACGGGCAGCCAGAGAGCCCCCGGCGGCCGTCGCTGGGCAGGGGTGATAGCGCTGAGGCTGCCGCCGGTGACGAGCGGAGCCCGCGGGCGCGCATGACCTCCGCCACGGCCAATGCCTTGTACAGCAGCAACCTGCGGGACGACACGAAAGCCATTCTGGAGCAGATCAGCGCCCACGGCCAGAAGCACCGCGGGGCCCCGGCCCCGGGCCTGGCTCACAGCAGTCCCGAACTAGGCCGCCCACCAGCTGCCGGCGGCCTGGCCCCGGACATGTCCGACAAGGACAAATGTTCTGCCATCTTCCGCTCGGACAGCCCGGGGACACAGGGCAGGCTGAGCCGCACGATGCCCGCCAGCGCGGAGGAGCGCGACCGGCTGCTGCGTCGCATGGAGAGCATGCGCAAAGAGAAACGCGTCTACAGCCGATTCGAGGTCTTCTGCAAAAAGGAAGAGGCCGGGGGCacgggggcaggggaggccccTGCAGAGGAGGACACCAGGGACAGCAAGGTGGGCAAGTTCATGCCCAAGATCCTGGGCACCTTCAAAAGCAAGAAGTGA